A genomic segment from Syntrophotalea acetylenivorans encodes:
- the trxB gene encoding thioredoxin-disulfide reductase produces MDDQLYDVIIIGGGPAGLTAGLYTSRAKLNTLLVEQMLVGGQVMTTTKVENYPGFPGGIDGPDLVGRFHEHCQEFGLQISNGEAQKLVDAGDHKVVTVDGKELRAKAVIITTGAEPRKLGIPGEEKLTGRGVSYCATCDGAFFREVPVAVVGGGDTAAEEALFLTRFASKVYLIHRRDQLRATKTLQERVLANDKIEVLWDTIPEEVLADQRGVNELRLANKKTGEKSSLAVEGVFFAIGVIPKARFLAEVLQLNNEGYIVTDEECRTSMPGVFAAGDVRSKILKQIATAVGDGAVAAIATEKYLDEI; encoded by the coding sequence ATGGACGACCAGCTTTATGACGTAATCATCATCGGTGGAGGCCCGGCCGGCCTGACCGCCGGCCTCTACACTTCCCGCGCCAAACTGAACACTCTGCTGGTGGAGCAGATGCTGGTGGGCGGTCAAGTCATGACCACCACCAAGGTAGAGAACTATCCCGGCTTTCCGGGGGGAATCGACGGTCCGGACCTGGTAGGACGTTTTCATGAGCACTGCCAGGAGTTTGGCCTGCAGATCAGCAACGGTGAAGCACAGAAACTGGTCGATGCCGGAGACCACAAGGTGGTCACCGTCGACGGCAAAGAACTGCGCGCCAAGGCGGTCATCATCACTACCGGAGCCGAACCCCGCAAACTCGGTATCCCCGGCGAAGAAAAACTTACCGGCCGCGGGGTCTCTTATTGTGCCACCTGCGATGGCGCTTTCTTTCGCGAAGTTCCGGTAGCCGTGGTCGGTGGTGGGGATACAGCCGCCGAAGAAGCCTTATTTCTGACCCGTTTTGCCAGCAAAGTTTATCTGATCCATCGCCGCGATCAATTGCGAGCCACAAAAACCCTGCAAGAGCGTGTTTTGGCCAACGATAAAATCGAAGTGCTCTGGGATACGATCCCGGAAGAAGTCCTTGCCGACCAGCGTGGGGTCAACGAATTGCGTCTCGCCAACAAAAAAACCGGCGAGAAAAGTTCCCTGGCGGTAGAAGGGGTCTTCTTTGCCATAGGTGTGATCCCCAAGGCCCGCTTCCTGGCGGAAGTACTACAACTAAACAACGAGGGTTACATCGTCACCGATGAAGAATGCCGCACCTCCATGCCAGGCGTCTTTGCCGCCGGTGATGTACGCAGCAAAATCCTCAAGCAGATCGCCACCGCTGTCGGCGACGGCGCTGTGGCCGCTATCGCCACGGAAAAATATCTCGACGAAATTTAG
- the mbhE gene encoding hydrogen gas-evolving membrane-bound hydrogenase subunit E, with protein MKIFALLATLATGIVLLYGTGDFAPWGDPNSPANSHLSPVYIERAVEETHVPNLVTAILGDYRGYDTMFETVVIYCAGMAVVSVLRRSRS; from the coding sequence TTGAAAATATTCGCCTTACTCGCCACCTTGGCAACCGGTATCGTACTGTTATACGGCACGGGCGATTTCGCGCCTTGGGGCGACCCGAATTCGCCGGCCAACAGCCACCTGTCGCCGGTTTATATCGAGCGCGCGGTGGAGGAAACCCACGTGCCCAACCTGGTAACGGCCATTCTCGGCGATTATCGTGGTTACGATACCATGTTTGAAACGGTGGTTATCTACTGTGCCGGGATGGCGGTAGTCAGCGTCCTGCGAAGGAGCCGTTCATGA
- a CDS encoding monovalent cation/H+ antiporter complex subunit F, with product MENLFLASGMIFMVLVALCLLRVVGGPTVLDRILGANVIGTKVTVLLLIIGVLYNKVEMFVDIAIAYALLNFITTLGAAKYFLHRKKAGLQEND from the coding sequence ATGGAAAACTTATTTCTTGCTAGCGGTATGATCTTTATGGTTTTGGTAGCCCTCTGTCTGCTTCGTGTGGTCGGCGGGCCGACAGTTCTCGACCGGATTCTTGGCGCCAATGTCATCGGCACCAAGGTGACCGTACTGCTTCTGATCATCGGAGTCTTGTATAACAAGGTCGAAATGTTTGTCGACATAGCCATCGCCTATGCTTTGTTGAACTTTATTACCACCCTTGGAGCGGCCAAGTATTTCCTGCACCGCAAAAAGGCAGGTTTGCAGGAAAACGACTGA
- a CDS encoding Na+/H+ antiporter subunit E, which translates to MATKIATFITMLLFWVMLSGMFDAFHFSLGMVSCLLVTLFSQELLFYGGKKRSWILGTLGAMLYFPWLFWQIILANLEVAYIVLHPKMLDRIDPHLVRFKTRLQRPIARVAFAQSITLTPGTITVDLHDDQFTVYALTRSAAESLPGEMERRVGKALDSAS; encoded by the coding sequence ATGGCCACCAAAATCGCCACCTTTATTACCATGCTTCTGTTCTGGGTGATGCTGTCGGGCATGTTCGATGCCTTCCATTTTTCCCTGGGGATGGTCAGCTGTCTGCTGGTGACCCTGTTCAGTCAAGAACTCCTCTTCTATGGCGGTAAAAAAAGATCCTGGATCCTGGGCACCCTCGGTGCAATGCTCTATTTTCCCTGGTTGTTCTGGCAGATTATCCTGGCCAATCTGGAGGTGGCTTATATCGTCTTGCATCCAAAGATGCTCGATAGGATCGATCCGCACCTGGTCCGTTTTAAAACCCGGCTCCAGCGGCCCATTGCTAGGGTCGCCTTCGCTCAATCGATTACCCTGACCCCCGGAACCATTACCGTCGATCTCCACGACGACCAATTCACTGTCTATGCCCTGACCCGCAGCGCCGCCGAATCCCTTCCCGGGGAGATGGAACGGCGAGTCGGCAAGGCCCTTGATTCGGCATCCTGA
- a CDS encoding C2H2-type zinc finger protein — translation MSRFLVLAILVSAFVAFGSTGTLMAAPQAEDASILIKCSTCGVDFTSKSAAEQHVKSHPEHKITTATHPLIKCSTCGVDLTSHVSLKKHLQSNPDHQKGPLIKCSTCGVEFTSDEL, via the coding sequence ATGTCAAGATTTCTAGTTCTCGCAATATTGGTTTCAGCGTTTGTCGCCTTCGGTTCCACGGGGACATTAATGGCAGCCCCTCAAGCCGAGGACGCCAGCATTCTCATCAAATGTTCCACCTGTGGTGTGGACTTCACCTCCAAATCGGCCGCGGAGCAGCATGTAAAAAGCCATCCAGAACATAAGATTACCACCGCAACGCACCCACTGATCAAATGCTCAACATGTGGAGTGGACCTTACTTCGCATGTAAGCCTGAAAAAACACCTGCAGAGTAATCCCGACCACCAGAAAGGTCCGCTGATCAAGTGTTCG
- a CDS encoding cation:proton antiporter subunit C translates to MDQLLTEIVDKYNYWLYVVLMMIGFYAMIGKRNLVKKLLGMNIFQTAIILFYVSTGVKRGGQIPILDKYAALSHGVDASQIINPLPHVLMLTAIVVSVSVTGVALAILVRIYREYGTLEEDEILEKIRS, encoded by the coding sequence ATGGATCAACTGCTGACGGAAATCGTCGATAAATACAATTATTGGCTCTACGTGGTGCTGATGATGATCGGCTTTTACGCCATGATCGGCAAACGCAATCTGGTTAAGAAGCTGTTGGGCATGAATATCTTTCAGACCGCTATTATTTTGTTTTATGTCTCTACCGGGGTTAAGCGCGGCGGCCAGATTCCCATTCTCGACAAGTATGCGGCGCTGAGTCACGGCGTTGATGCCAGCCAGATAATTAATCCCCTGCCCCATGTGCTGATGCTCACCGCTATTGTCGTTTCGGTGAGTGTTACCGGTGTGGCGCTGGCCATTCTGGTTCGTATCTATCGAGAATATGGCACTCTTGAGGAAGACGAAATTCTGGAGAAGATTCGCTCATGA
- a CDS encoding Na(+)/H(+) antiporter subunit B translates to MIWQLDQFALLLVVICAVAVITVRDLLSAAVIFGVYSFLMCLLWAKMGAVDVAFTEATVGAGISTVLFIAAIYRTTRRSKD, encoded by the coding sequence ATGATCTGGCAACTCGATCAATTTGCTCTGCTGCTGGTGGTGATCTGCGCGGTGGCGGTTATTACCGTTCGCGACCTGCTTAGCGCAGCGGTTATCTTCGGCGTCTACAGCTTTCTCATGTGCCTGTTGTGGGCCAAGATGGGGGCGGTGGACGTGGCTTTTACCGAGGCGACGGTTGGCGCCGGCATCAGTACCGTGCTGTTTATTGCCGCCATCTATCGCACCACGCGAAGGAGCAAGGATTGA
- the mnhG gene encoding monovalent cation/H(+) antiporter subunit G — protein MHWIAGFLIVAGLFFFAVGVLGILRFPDFYTRLHAAGKCDSLAAVLIIAGVALYNLTDYSFANLLVSLKIMAIAVFVFVASPTATHAITKAALVIGVEPWSRKDRDQ, from the coding sequence ATGCACTGGATTGCTGGCTTTTTGATAGTGGCAGGTCTGTTCTTTTTTGCCGTGGGGGTTCTCGGCATCCTGCGCTTCCCCGATTTTTACACCCGTCTGCACGCTGCAGGTAAATGTGATTCCCTGGCTGCAGTGCTGATTATCGCCGGCGTCGCTCTCTACAATTTGACAGACTATTCTTTTGCCAATTTGCTGGTCAGTTTAAAAATCATGGCCATTGCGGTGTTTGTATTCGTCGCCAGTCCCACAGCGACTCATGCTATTACCAAGGCGGCGCTGGTGATCGGCGTTGAGCCCTGGAGCCGAAAGGATCGGGATCAATGA
- a CDS encoding Na(+)/H(+) antiporter subunit B: MKQLQEQAGRNPEGDNLIIRTAVRLLVPFIQLYGLYVIVHGHYSPGGGFQGGVVLGASFILLALAYDLKTSLSFMSERVNGLLSNVGALIFVGIALLCALLGGLFLDYAALARLIPMAAEEWRSFGIFLVELGVGLAVMSIMASLFWDLASGGDMGEGL; this comes from the coding sequence ATGAAACAGCTTCAGGAGCAGGCCGGTCGGAACCCGGAGGGGGACAACCTGATCATTCGTACAGCAGTGCGTTTGTTGGTGCCCTTCATCCAGTTGTACGGCCTGTATGTCATTGTTCACGGCCATTACAGCCCCGGCGGCGGGTTTCAGGGCGGTGTAGTGCTCGGCGCTTCGTTCATTCTGCTGGCTCTGGCCTACGATTTGAAAACCTCCCTGAGTTTTATGTCGGAGCGGGTCAATGGCCTGCTCAGCAACGTCGGTGCGCTGATTTTTGTCGGCATTGCCTTGCTTTGTGCCCTGCTTGGCGGACTGTTCCTCGATTATGCCGCCTTGGCGCGCCTGATTCCCATGGCCGCTGAAGAATGGCGTTCCTTCGGGATTTTTCTCGTTGAATTGGGAGTCGGCTTGGCGGTTATGAGCATTATGGCTTCACTGTTCTGGGACCTCGCCTCGGGCGGCGACATGGGGGAAGGGCTCTGA
- a CDS encoding YifB family Mg chelatase-like AAA ATPase: MLAKVLSGALIGIDAYPVEVEVDIAQGLPQFATVGLAEGAVKESKDRVKSAIKNSGYDFPVRRITINLAPADIKKDGTAFDLPMAIGILAATGVIKNHRPRRFAFMGELSLDGLIKPVRGALPVAVAARQWGATALILPADNAREGAIAGDLPVYGVSDLGQLVDFLNGEGALEPCPMDRDDLFIQSSMHPVDFAEVRGQEHVKRALEVAASGGHNLLMVGPPGSGKTMLARRLPSILPALCFDEALVTTKIHSIVGLLPRQDALVCTRPFRSPHHSISDAGLIGGGTVPKPGEVSLAHNGVLFLDELPEFKKNVLEMLRQPLEDGVVTISRAASTLTYPSDFMLVAAMNPCPCGYLGDTLHECSCTPLMTRRYRNRLSGPLLDRIDLHIEVPRISHKELSASGEAEASETIRERVKQARLRQQQRFSTSSTVCNAAMTPRQMRRFCSLDEAGQKLMETVTDRLGFSARTYTRILKVVRTIADLAGEEQIHQSHLAEAIQYRSLDRKSS; encoded by the coding sequence ATGCTGGCCAAAGTATTGTCCGGAGCCCTGATCGGAATCGATGCCTATCCGGTAGAGGTGGAAGTCGATATCGCCCAGGGCCTGCCCCAGTTCGCCACCGTCGGCCTCGCCGAAGGAGCAGTCAAAGAAAGTAAGGACCGGGTCAAGTCGGCTATCAAGAACTCGGGCTACGACTTCCCGGTGCGACGCATCACCATCAACCTGGCGCCGGCTGATATCAAAAAGGATGGTACCGCTTTTGATTTGCCCATGGCCATCGGCATTCTCGCCGCCACCGGAGTGATCAAAAACCATCGACCTCGCCGTTTCGCCTTCATGGGCGAACTGAGCCTCGACGGGCTGATCAAGCCGGTGCGTGGCGCCCTGCCAGTGGCTGTAGCTGCTCGCCAATGGGGCGCCACAGCCCTGATCCTGCCCGCGGATAATGCCCGCGAAGGAGCCATCGCCGGCGATCTGCCGGTCTACGGCGTCTCCGATCTTGGCCAACTGGTCGACTTTCTTAACGGCGAAGGAGCCTTGGAACCCTGTCCCATGGACAGGGACGATCTTTTTATTCAGTCGTCCATGCATCCGGTGGATTTTGCCGAAGTCCGTGGCCAGGAACATGTTAAGCGGGCCCTCGAAGTCGCCGCCAGCGGCGGTCATAATCTGCTCATGGTCGGGCCGCCAGGCAGCGGCAAAACCATGCTCGCCAGGCGCCTGCCAAGCATTCTGCCCGCCCTCTGCTTCGACGAGGCGCTGGTCACCACCAAGATCCATTCCATCGTCGGCCTGCTGCCCCGGCAGGACGCCCTGGTCTGCACTCGACCATTTCGCAGCCCCCATCACTCCATATCCGACGCCGGCCTGATCGGCGGTGGCACGGTACCCAAACCGGGTGAAGTTTCCTTAGCACACAATGGGGTGCTGTTTCTCGATGAGTTGCCCGAATTCAAGAAGAATGTATTGGAAATGTTGCGCCAGCCCCTGGAGGACGGCGTTGTCACCATCAGCCGAGCGGCCTCAACCCTCACCTATCCCTCCGATTTCATGCTGGTGGCGGCCATGAACCCCTGCCCCTGTGGGTATCTTGGCGATACGTTGCACGAATGCAGCTGCACTCCGCTGATGACCCGCCGCTACCGCAACCGCCTGTCCGGACCATTGCTCGACCGCATTGACCTGCACATCGAGGTGCCGCGAATCAGCCACAAAGAGCTCTCGGCCAGCGGCGAGGCAGAGGCCAGCGAGACCATTCGCGAAAGGGTAAAACAAGCCCGCCTGCGGCAACAGCAACGCTTTTCCACCAGTTCCACAGTGTGCAACGCGGCCATGACCCCTCGCCAGATGCGCCGCTTTTGCTCCCTCGACGAAGCAGGCCAGAAATTAATGGAGACGGTCACCGACCGGCTCGGCTTCTCGGCCCGCACCTACACTCGCATCCTCAAAGTAGTCCGAACTATCGCCGACCTGGCCGGAGAAGAGCAGATTCACCAATCGCACCTGGCCGAAGCGATTCAGTACCGGTCGTTGGACCGGAAATCCTCTTAA
- a CDS encoding carbon-nitrogen family hydrolase codes for MNAGICASAIQFPIVAGDVDANLKQARIAIQRAHTHGAHLAVLPEMWSSGYDYKRLPTLADATPRIAAELSELSANLNMVIVGSMPEKDRGSLYNTAFIHDRGQEVGRYRKLHLFSPMKEDRFLASGDSTLVIATSAGRLGVAICYDLRFPEMFRKLALDGAEVVCLPAQWPSPRQLHWRTLIRARAIENQFFLVATNSCGQLGSLSFFGMSLIVSPRGEFLAEGGEEATEATALLDFADMNAYRKEIPAWHDRRPEIYGTLL; via the coding sequence ATGAACGCCGGAATTTGCGCCTCTGCCATACAGTTTCCCATCGTTGCCGGGGATGTCGACGCCAACCTGAAGCAGGCACGCATAGCCATTCAACGGGCCCACACTCATGGCGCGCACTTGGCCGTACTGCCTGAAATGTGGAGTAGCGGCTACGACTACAAACGACTCCCCACATTGGCTGATGCAACACCACGGATTGCGGCCGAACTAAGTGAACTATCCGCAAACCTCAATATGGTAATCGTCGGAAGTATGCCGGAAAAGGACCGGGGTTCTCTGTACAACACAGCCTTCATTCATGATCGAGGACAGGAAGTCGGTCGCTATCGCAAACTGCACCTTTTTTCACCGATGAAAGAAGACCGCTTCCTGGCTTCGGGCGACTCAACCCTTGTGATAGCCACCTCTGCCGGGCGCCTCGGGGTCGCCATCTGCTACGATCTGCGCTTTCCCGAGATGTTTCGGAAGCTGGCACTGGATGGAGCAGAAGTGGTCTGCCTGCCCGCTCAATGGCCAAGCCCTCGTCAGCTACACTGGCGCACCCTGATACGAGCCCGAGCGATTGAAAATCAGTTCTTCCTGGTCGCCACCAACAGCTGCGGTCAGCTGGGCAGCCTGAGTTTTTTTGGTATGAGCCTGATTGTTTCTCCGCGGGGTGAATTCCTTGCTGAAGGAGGAGAGGAGGCTACCGAAGCAACAGCACTGCTCGACTTTGCCGACATGAACGCCTATCGGAAAGAAATTCCAGCCTGGCACGATCGGCGGCCGGAAATCTACGGTACTCTGCTCTGA